From Chlorogloeopsis sp. ULAP01, a single genomic window includes:
- the pstC gene encoding phosphate ABC transporter permease subunit PstC: MTSINPQNGFHQNSRHILEKHPSEDIQDKIVATILFGCALVSVLTTFGIVMIIFQVAFEFFQKVSFAQFFLDTKWTPLFAEQHFGIWPLINGTFLTTVIAMAVAIPLGLSSAIYLSEYAQPKVAAILRPAMELLAGIPTVVYGYFALLFVTPLLRNIIPLEIFNALSAGLMMGIMITPTVGSISLDAIRSVPRSLREGAYALGITKLESIFRVVLPAALSGIIASIILGISRAVGETMTVLIAAGQQPKLTVNFAESIETMTAYMAQISGGDSPRGSLNFQTLYAVGAVLFLITLILNIISYWISNRFKEKYE, from the coding sequence ATGACGAGCATAAATCCTCAAAATGGTTTTCATCAAAACTCTAGACACATACTAGAGAAACATCCATCAGAAGATATTCAAGACAAGATTGTGGCGACAATTTTATTTGGTTGTGCTTTAGTTTCTGTGCTGACAACCTTTGGGATTGTCATGATTATTTTTCAGGTGGCATTTGAATTTTTCCAAAAAGTTTCGTTCGCCCAATTCTTTCTTGATACTAAGTGGACACCTTTATTTGCAGAACAGCATTTTGGCATTTGGCCTTTGATTAATGGCACTTTTTTGACTACAGTTATTGCGATGGCAGTTGCTATTCCTTTGGGTTTATCTTCTGCTATTTATTTAAGTGAATATGCCCAACCAAAAGTAGCAGCAATTTTACGCCCAGCGATGGAACTTTTGGCAGGAATACCCACGGTAGTCTATGGTTACTTTGCACTGTTGTTTGTCACACCATTGCTGCGAAATATTATTCCCTTGGAAATCTTCAATGCTTTAAGCGCAGGGTTAATGATGGGAATCATGATTACCCCTACAGTTGGTTCCATCAGTTTAGACGCGATTCGCTCAGTTCCACGTTCTTTACGAGAAGGAGCTTACGCTTTAGGAATAACTAAACTGGAAAGTATTTTTAGAGTGGTTCTGCCAGCAGCACTATCTGGAATTATCGCCTCAATTATTTTAGGTATTTCTCGCGCTGTTGGTGAAACTATGACTGTTCTCATCGCCGCCGGACAACAACCAAAACTGACTGTTAATTTTGCAGAGTCTATAGAAACGATGACAGCTTACATGGCGCAAATTTCTGGTGGAGATAGCCCCCGTGGTAGTCTCAATTTTCAGACTTTATATGCCGTAGGTGCTGTTTTGTTTCTGATTACTCTAATTTTGAATATTATCAGTTACTGGATTTCTAATCGCTTTAAAGAAAAATATGAGTAA
- the pstA gene encoding phosphate ABC transporter permease PstA encodes MATIYPRDDSHNSVVEFLDNVDKREKIGKIFEILFLLGLLIGLFVLALLLFDVLRDGLGRFLTPGFLTETPSRFPDQGGIRPAIVSSVLLGVVVILITVPIGVGAALYLEEYAPKTWWAAIIEINISNLAGVPSIVYGLLGLGVFNYLLGFGPTLISGALTLSLLSLPVIIVTAREAIRAVPDSLRYASYGLGVTKWQTLSNHVIPYAIPGIFTGVIISVSRAIGDAASLIVVGAVGFLTFNPGLFQRFMALPIQIYSYITRPEPGFANAAAATIIVLILLVLALNGLAIYIRQRFYH; translated from the coding sequence ATGGCTACAATTTATCCAAGAGATGATTCTCACAATTCCGTAGTAGAATTTCTTGACAATGTTGATAAGAGAGAAAAAATAGGAAAAATATTTGAGATACTTTTTTTGTTAGGATTATTGATAGGTTTATTTGTCCTAGCGTTATTACTTTTTGACGTTTTACGAGACGGATTAGGCAGATTTTTGACACCCGGATTTTTGACTGAAACTCCTTCTCGTTTTCCCGATCAAGGTGGTATTCGCCCTGCTATTGTCAGCAGTGTTCTTTTAGGGGTTGTCGTTATTTTGATAACTGTACCGATTGGTGTAGGAGCAGCTTTATATCTTGAAGAATACGCACCCAAAACCTGGTGGGCAGCAATTATTGAGATTAATATTAGCAATCTAGCGGGAGTACCTTCTATTGTCTATGGATTGTTGGGTTTAGGTGTTTTCAATTATTTACTTGGATTTGGCCCTACTTTGATTTCTGGAGCGTTGACTTTATCTTTGTTGTCTTTACCAGTTATTATTGTGACAGCAAGAGAAGCAATTCGCGCAGTTCCCGATTCCCTCAGATATGCTTCTTACGGCTTGGGTGTGACTAAGTGGCAAACACTTAGTAATCACGTCATACCCTATGCTATTCCTGGTATTTTTACAGGAGTAATTATTTCTGTGTCTCGTGCTATTGGTGATGCCGCATCTTTGATTGTGGTTGGTGCTGTGGGTTTTCTTACCTTTAACCCTGGTTTGTTCCAGAGATTTATGGCATTACCTATTCAAATTTATAGTTACATTACTCGTCCAGAACCAGGTTTTGCTAATGCTGCTGCTGCAACAATTATTGTTTTAATACTTTTGGTTTTAGCTTTAAATGGTTTAGCAATCTATATTCGCCAACGCTTCTATCATTAA
- the pstB gene encoding phosphate ABC transporter ATP-binding protein PstB has protein sequence MSYHNSRNQLNSTLNQQDDAVFDVEGVKVYYAGFLALLDVYLRIPQKQITAFIGPSGCGKSTLLRCFNRMNDLIPGAKVEGRLIYRDRNIYDSKINSVKLRRQVGMVFQRPNPFPKSIYENIAFGPRSNGYNGNLDELVEESLKRAAIWDEVKDKLKAKGTALSGGQQQRLCIARAIAMKPDVLLMDEPCSALDPISTRQVEELCLELKQQYTIIMVTHNMQQASRIADWTAFFNTEIDEHGKRRGKLVEFSPTEQMFHTPTTTEAEEYISGRFG, from the coding sequence ATGAGTTATCATAACAGTAGAAATCAACTAAATTCCACACTCAATCAACAAGATGATGCTGTATTCGATGTTGAAGGTGTGAAGGTTTATTATGCTGGTTTTTTGGCACTTCTAGATGTCTATTTGAGAATTCCTCAAAAACAAATTACCGCTTTTATTGGCCCTTCAGGATGTGGTAAAAGCACTCTACTGCGTTGCTTTAATCGCATGAATGATTTAATCCCTGGAGCTAAGGTAGAAGGTAGGTTAATTTACCGCGATCGCAATATTTACGATTCCAAAATTAACTCTGTAAAACTGCGCCGACAAGTAGGAATGGTTTTTCAAAGACCGAATCCTTTTCCTAAATCAATATACGAGAATATTGCCTTTGGGCCGCGTTCTAACGGTTATAACGGTAATCTTGATGAACTAGTAGAAGAATCTCTCAAACGTGCTGCCATCTGGGATGAAGTTAAAGACAAGCTCAAAGCAAAGGGTACAGCTTTATCTGGCGGACAACAGCAACGGCTTTGCATTGCACGCGCGATCGCTATGAAGCCAGACGTATTATTGATGGATGAACCTTGCTCGGCTCTCGATCCCATTTCTACCCGTCAAGTAGAAGAACTCTGCCTAGAACTCAAGCAACAATACACCATCATTATGGTGACTCACAATATGCAACAAGCTTCAAGGATTGCTGATTGGACGGCGTTCTTCAATACAGAAATTGATGAGCATGGCAAACGTCGCGGTAAATTAGTCGAGTTCAGCCCTACAGAACAAATGTTCCATACTCCTACAACCACAGAAGCTGAGGAGTATATCAGTGGACGTTTCGGTTAA
- a CDS encoding tetratricopeptide repeat protein translates to MIKDSQGLAVTTDSPDAIAAINRFIDRALFYGKDAEIAILQAITADPTCALAHAYAAAYYLSQENRIAWQQAEAHLQVAQKNIAKITNREQLYVQAILAWANKEIDVAIALHEEITNKFPRDLISVQQGQYHYFYLGDKERLLQIAQKVLPGNLENHYLYGMVAFGLEQCHELAAAEAMGRKATAMNRYNPWAHHAVAHVLETQGRVDEGIAWMEAFADTWENCNSMLYTHNWWHIALYYLERGDTEKVLTLYDTHIWGRASKLSPKDQVGAISLLLRLELQGVNVGSRWQQLSSYLYPRIHEHALPFQDLHYVYAMAKAGLTDWVNQMLLSMEQYALSINPFLRQGWLEVAIPAAKGMVAHAKGDFNTAIAQLKPVLPRLHSVGGSHAQRVLFKQVYQDALLLAQKRSWIYGITA, encoded by the coding sequence ATGATAAAAGATTCACAAGGACTAGCAGTCACAACCGATTCACCAGACGCGATCGCAGCCATTAACCGCTTTATTGATCGAGCGCTTTTTTATGGCAAAGATGCAGAAATAGCGATTTTGCAAGCAATTACAGCAGATCCAACTTGTGCTTTAGCCCATGCCTATGCTGCTGCTTATTATCTTTCTCAAGAAAACAGGATAGCTTGGCAGCAAGCCGAAGCCCATTTGCAAGTAGCCCAAAAGAATATAGCCAAGATTACTAATAGAGAACAGTTATATGTGCAAGCAATTTTAGCTTGGGCAAACAAAGAAATTGATGTGGCGATCGCTCTCCATGAAGAGATTACCAATAAATTTCCCCGTGACTTGATATCAGTACAGCAAGGACAGTATCACTATTTTTACTTGGGTGACAAAGAAAGATTATTGCAAATTGCCCAAAAGGTTCTACCTGGCAATCTTGAAAACCATTATCTATACGGTATGGTTGCGTTTGGTTTAGAACAGTGCCACGAGCTAGCAGCAGCAGAAGCAATGGGACGTAAAGCAACAGCAATGAATCGCTACAATCCTTGGGCGCATCATGCCGTTGCCCATGTTTTGGAAACTCAAGGGCGAGTAGATGAAGGTATCGCTTGGATGGAGGCTTTTGCTGATACTTGGGAAAACTGCAACTCTATGCTGTATACCCATAACTGGTGGCACATTGCCCTGTATTATTTAGAGCGAGGCGATACAGAGAAAGTCTTGACACTTTACGATACCCATATTTGGGGACGCGCCAGCAAACTATCTCCCAAAGATCAAGTCGGAGCAATTTCACTTCTATTACGACTAGAGTTACAAGGTGTGAATGTGGGTAGTCGCTGGCAACAATTGAGTAGCTATCTTTATCCTCGTATTCATGAACACGCTCTACCTTTTCAAGACTTGCATTACGTCTATGCGATGGCTAAAGCTGGACTTACTGACTGGGTAAACCAGATGTTACTGAGTATGGAACAATATGCTTTGAGTATTAATCCTTTTCTACGACAAGGCTGGTTAGAGGTAGCAATTCCCGCAGCTAAGGGAATGGTTGCTCATGCCAAAGGTGATTTCAACACAGCCATAGCGCAACTCAAACCAGTTTTACCACGCTTGCATTCTGTTGGTGGTAGTCATGCACAGCGAGTTTTGTTTAAGCAAGTTTATCAAGATGCACTATTGCTGGCGCAAAAGCGGAGTTGGATTTATGGCATTACTGCTTGA